A stretch of the Candidatus Thorarchaeota archaeon genome encodes the following:
- a CDS encoding pantothenate kinase, whose translation MVIYITVYSYDALKAKLTQGQSKPNMASAFVPGHVTGFFSIHDDASDPLQCGSLGAGFSVESGILTTVSILESTDSRVCVKYNGKKISGIVSKEVVNSMLADEGGKYGVNVTHQSPLPVGAGFGASGAGALGTAIALQKILSGSEEPTWAARYAHIAEVRHHTGLGDVIAQTVGGFEIRTKPGAPGIGQTTSITYPEDIHVLLAGSPGLQTEKILTDSRHRKRINAIGQRLVEKLVSDPTVNTFVSCSQQFSDAIGLATPRVKAALSELKAEGFEWIGMVMLGDSVFCICKQDWKLARRILRRHWKDEKIIVTSIASQGGSLQ comes from the coding sequence ATGGTCATTTATATAACGGTATACTCGTACGATGCCTTGAAAGCGAAATTGACACAAGGACAATCGAAACCAAACATGGCCTCAGCCTTTGTTCCTGGGCATGTTACCGGGTTCTTTTCCATACACGACGATGCTAGTGATCCGCTCCAATGTGGTTCTTTAGGTGCGGGATTCTCTGTGGAATCTGGCATTTTGACTACTGTATCCATTCTGGAGTCAACTGATTCCCGTGTATGTGTCAAGTATAATGGAAAGAAGATTAGTGGAATCGTTTCGAAGGAGGTAGTGAACTCTATGCTAGCGGATGAAGGTGGCAAATATGGAGTCAATGTGACTCATCAATCGCCTTTACCAGTTGGTGCTGGCTTTGGAGCTTCGGGCGCTGGTGCCTTGGGTACTGCTATAGCTCTCCAAAAGATACTTTCCGGATCTGAAGAACCGACTTGGGCAGCTAGGTATGCTCATATCGCAGAAGTCCGGCATCATACCGGTCTTGGAGATGTAATCGCCCAGACAGTCGGTGGTTTCGAAATCAGGACCAAGCCTGGTGCTCCTGGGATTGGCCAGACCACTTCTATTACCTATCCTGAAGATATACATGTTCTTCTTGCGGGATCTCCAGGTCTTCAAACAGAGAAGATACTAACTGACTCTAGACATCGGAAGCGAATCAATGCAATAGGGCAGCGTCTAGTTGAGAAACTCGTGTCTGATCCTACCGTGAATACGTTTGTATCTTGTTCACAACAATTCTCCGATGCTATTGGTCTTGCGACGCCTCGTGTTAAAGCCGCCTTGTCTGAATTGAAGGCAGAAGGGTTTGAGTGGATCGGTATGGTCATGCTTGGGGATTCCGTATTTTGCATTTGTAAACAGGATTGGAAACTTGCTAGACGTATTCTACGTCGGCATTGGAAGGATGAAAAGATAATAGTCACTTCGATTGCATCTCAAGGAGGAAGCCTACAATGA